One window from the genome of Hippopotamus amphibius kiboko isolate mHipAmp2 chromosome 13, mHipAmp2.hap2, whole genome shotgun sequence encodes:
- the TAMM41 gene encoding phosphatidate cytidylyltransferase, mitochondrial isoform X3, translating into MALQALQSSGVAFRKILSHFPEELSLAFAYGSGVYRQAGPSSDQKNAMLDFVFTVDDPVAWHSKNLKKNWNHYSFLKVLGPRFITTVQNNYGAGVYYNPLITCDGRLIKYGVISTSVLIEDLLNWNNLYIAGRLQKPVKIVAMNENVALRSALDKNLKSAVTAAFLMLPESFSEEDLFIEIARLSYSGDFRMVVGEDKAKVLNLVKPNIAHFRELYGSILQENPQVVYKIQQGSLEIDKSPEGQFTQLMTLPKTLQQQINHIMDPPGKNRDVEETLLQVAHDPDCGDVVRLGSRSAPTWPLFCTLSSTCTKILPNVDQKSEPDLQRLAAF; encoded by the exons ATGGCGCTGCAGGCGCTGCAGAGCTCGGGGGTGGCCTTCCGCAAGATCCTGTCTCACTTCCCTGAGGAGCTGAGCCTGGCTTTCGCCTACGGCTCGGGGGTGTACCGCCAGGCGGGGCCCAGCTCAGACCAGAAG AATGCCATGCTGGACTTCGTGTTCACAGTCGATGACCCTGTTGCGTGGCATTCAAAAAACCTGAAGAAAAATTGGAACCATTACTCTTTCCTAAAGGTTTTGGGGCCCAGGTTTATCACCACTGTCCAGAATAACTATGGCGCCGGGGTTTACTACAACCCGTTGATCACATGTGATGGGAGG cttatCAAATACGGAGTTATTAGCACTAGTGTTTTGATTGAAGATCTCCTCAACTGGAATAACTTATACATTGCTGGACGACTCCAGAAACCG GTGAAAATcgtagcaatgaatgagaatgtGGCTCTCAGGTCAGCCCTGGATAAAAACCTGAAGAGTGCTGTAACTGCTGCTTTCCTCATGCTTCCCGAAAGCTTTTCTGAAGAAGACCTGTTTATAGAGATTGCCAGACTCTCCTACTCAG GTGACTTTCGGATGGTGGTTGGAGAGGATAAGGCAAAAGTGTTGAATCTTGTGAAGCCCAACATAGCCCACTTTCGTGAGCTCTATGGCAGCATTCTACAGGAGAATCCCCAAGTGGTATATAAAATCCAGCAAGGCAGCCTGGAG attgACAAAAGCCCAGAAGGACAATTCACTCAGCTAATGACATTGCCCAAAACCTTACAGCAACAAATAAATCATATTATGGACCCTCCTGGAAAAAACAGAGATGTGGAAGAAACTTTATTACAAGTTGCTCACGACCCCGACTGTGGAGACGTGGTGCGTCTAG GCAGTAGGTCTGCTCCCACATGGCCCCTGTTCTGCACGTTATCCTCCACGTGTACCAAAATCCTCCCCAATGTGGACCAAAAATCTGAGCCTGATCTTCAGAGACTTGCTGCCTTTTGA
- the TAMM41 gene encoding phosphatidate cytidylyltransferase, mitochondrial isoform X2: protein MALQALQSSGVAFRKILSHFPEELSLAFAYGSGVYRQAGPSSDQKNAMLDFVFTVDDPVAWHSKNLKKNWNHYSFLKVLGPRFITTVQNNYGAGVYYNPLITCDGRLIKYGVISTSVLIEDLLNWNNLYIAGRLQKPVKIVAMNENVALRSALDKNLKSAVTAAFLMLPESFSEEDLFIEIARLSYSGDFRMVVGEDKAKVLNLVKPNIAHFRELYGSILQENPQVVYKIQQGSLEIDKSPEGQFTQLMTLPKTLQQQINHIMDPPGKNRDVEETLLQVAHDPDCGDVVRLGLSAIVRPSSMRQSAKGIFTAGLKKSVIYSSLKLHKMWKGWLRKTS from the exons ATGGCGCTGCAGGCGCTGCAGAGCTCGGGGGTGGCCTTCCGCAAGATCCTGTCTCACTTCCCTGAGGAGCTGAGCCTGGCTTTCGCCTACGGCTCGGGGGTGTACCGCCAGGCGGGGCCCAGCTCAGACCAGAAG AATGCCATGCTGGACTTCGTGTTCACAGTCGATGACCCTGTTGCGTGGCATTCAAAAAACCTGAAGAAAAATTGGAACCATTACTCTTTCCTAAAGGTTTTGGGGCCCAGGTTTATCACCACTGTCCAGAATAACTATGGCGCCGGGGTTTACTACAACCCGTTGATCACATGTGATGGGAGG cttatCAAATACGGAGTTATTAGCACTAGTGTTTTGATTGAAGATCTCCTCAACTGGAATAACTTATACATTGCTGGACGACTCCAGAAACCG GTGAAAATcgtagcaatgaatgagaatgtGGCTCTCAGGTCAGCCCTGGATAAAAACCTGAAGAGTGCTGTAACTGCTGCTTTCCTCATGCTTCCCGAAAGCTTTTCTGAAGAAGACCTGTTTATAGAGATTGCCAGACTCTCCTACTCAG GTGACTTTCGGATGGTGGTTGGAGAGGATAAGGCAAAAGTGTTGAATCTTGTGAAGCCCAACATAGCCCACTTTCGTGAGCTCTATGGCAGCATTCTACAGGAGAATCCCCAAGTGGTATATAAAATCCAGCAAGGCAGCCTGGAG attgACAAAAGCCCAGAAGGACAATTCACTCAGCTAATGACATTGCCCAAAACCTTACAGCAACAAATAAATCATATTATGGACCCTCCTGGAAAAAACAGAGATGTGGAAGAAACTTTATTACAAGTTGCTCACGACCCCGACTGTGGAGACGTGGTGCGTCTAG GGCTCTCAGCAATCGTGAGACCTTCCAGTATGAGACAGAGCGCCAAAGGCATTTTCACTGCtg
- the TAMM41 gene encoding phosphatidate cytidylyltransferase, mitochondrial isoform X4: MALQALQSSGVAFRKILSHFPEELSLAFAYGSGVYRQAGPSSDQKNAMLDFVFTVDDPVAWHSKNLKKNWNHYSFLKVLGPRFITTVQNNYGAGVYYNPLITCDGRLIKYGVISTSVLIEDLLNWNNLYIAGRLQKPVKIVAMNENVALRSALDKNLKSAVTAAFLMLPESFSEEDLFIEIARLSYSGDFRMVVGEDKAKVLNLVKPNIAHFRELYGSILQENPQVVYKIQQGSLEIDKSPEGQFTQLMTLPKTLQQQINHIMDPPGKNRDVEETLLQVAHDPDCGDVVRLGLSAIVRPSSMRQSAKGIFTAGNLGKVLDLVTQDL; the protein is encoded by the exons ATGGCGCTGCAGGCGCTGCAGAGCTCGGGGGTGGCCTTCCGCAAGATCCTGTCTCACTTCCCTGAGGAGCTGAGCCTGGCTTTCGCCTACGGCTCGGGGGTGTACCGCCAGGCGGGGCCCAGCTCAGACCAGAAG AATGCCATGCTGGACTTCGTGTTCACAGTCGATGACCCTGTTGCGTGGCATTCAAAAAACCTGAAGAAAAATTGGAACCATTACTCTTTCCTAAAGGTTTTGGGGCCCAGGTTTATCACCACTGTCCAGAATAACTATGGCGCCGGGGTTTACTACAACCCGTTGATCACATGTGATGGGAGG cttatCAAATACGGAGTTATTAGCACTAGTGTTTTGATTGAAGATCTCCTCAACTGGAATAACTTATACATTGCTGGACGACTCCAGAAACCG GTGAAAATcgtagcaatgaatgagaatgtGGCTCTCAGGTCAGCCCTGGATAAAAACCTGAAGAGTGCTGTAACTGCTGCTTTCCTCATGCTTCCCGAAAGCTTTTCTGAAGAAGACCTGTTTATAGAGATTGCCAGACTCTCCTACTCAG GTGACTTTCGGATGGTGGTTGGAGAGGATAAGGCAAAAGTGTTGAATCTTGTGAAGCCCAACATAGCCCACTTTCGTGAGCTCTATGGCAGCATTCTACAGGAGAATCCCCAAGTGGTATATAAAATCCAGCAAGGCAGCCTGGAG attgACAAAAGCCCAGAAGGACAATTCACTCAGCTAATGACATTGCCCAAAACCTTACAGCAACAAATAAATCATATTATGGACCCTCCTGGAAAAAACAGAGATGTGGAAGAAACTTTATTACAAGTTGCTCACGACCCCGACTGTGGAGACGTGGTGCGTCTAG GGCTCTCAGCAATCGTGAGACCTTCCAGTATGAGACAGAGCGCCAAAGGCATTTTCACTGCtg